From Terriglobia bacterium, one genomic window encodes:
- a CDS encoding pilus assembly protein encodes MIRPPQTRSQQQRGQSLLETAMMIVVIFTVVFWIFELGWMMYTYAVMADAANEGVRYAIVHSGGDATGTQARVITFAQTSLHDIRAMSPPSVTFPDGSASPPNRVRVTVTYTYVPWLKQFINTPTMTTYAEGRMIVP; translated from the coding sequence ATGATTCGCCCACCGCAAACTCGATCGCAACAGCAACGCGGCCAAAGCTTGCTGGAAACAGCCATGATGATTGTGGTGATTTTCACCGTTGTTTTTTGGATCTTCGAGTTGGGATGGATGATGTATACCTATGCCGTAATGGCTGATGCCGCCAATGAAGGCGTGCGCTATGCCATTGTTCATAGTGGCGGGGACGCCACTGGTACCCAAGCCAGGGTCATAACCTTTGCTCAAACCTCGCTGCATGACATTCGAGCGATGTCCCCACCGTCAGTTACCTTTCCCGATGGCAGCGCTTCTCCCCCAAACCGCGTACGCGTCACTGTGACCTATACATACGTCCCCTGGCTCAAGCAGTTCATTAATACGCCCACCATGACGACTTATGCGGAAGGGAGGATGATCGTCCCATGA
- a CDS encoding pilus assembly protein, producing MWVRNLIHRRRQDEGQSLLETAIAMPLLLGIAFNLINLGYFWFVVLSLAAAPRQGVQYSAQGGASITTVSAPSATAVSTLVFENMTNAVHGSNASNTGVRVCMGTNPATGGANCTLFGDTSIGFSAVAADPEGPVFALNQVDVGYRVTPIIPGTAFNVVLPGTPIFRRHVSMRSLY from the coding sequence ATGTGGGTACGAAATTTGATTCATCGGCGACGCCAGGACGAGGGACAAAGCCTGTTGGAAACGGCCATCGCCATGCCGCTCCTGCTGGGCATTGCCTTCAATCTCATCAATCTTGGCTACTTCTGGTTTGTGGTGCTGTCGTTGGCAGCGGCGCCGCGACAAGGCGTGCAGTATTCCGCACAGGGTGGCGCTTCCATCACGACGGTATCAGCGCCGAGCGCAACAGCTGTGAGCACCCTTGTTTTTGAGAACATGACCAATGCCGTCCACGGCTCTAACGCGTCGAATACGGGCGTGCGAGTTTGCATGGGTACGAATCCAGCTACGGGTGGGGCCAACTGCACCCTTTTTGGCGATACTTCAATCGGTTTTTCTGCGGTCGCAGCCGATCCTGAAGGGCCAGTCTTCGCACTCAACCAGGTGGACGTTGGGTACCGGGTAACTCCCATTATTCCCGGCACAGCATTCAATGTAGTGTTGCCGGGGACTCCGATTTTCCGCCGGCACGTCTCCATGAGGTCTTTGTACTGA
- a CDS encoding DUF192 domain-containing protein yields MHFHHKVVRAVNTTRKTVLGDSIRVADTGLSRIIGLLGERKLLPGDGLLIVPSQGVHTWGMMFPIDIVVLDSNWNVLALRHRMRQFRMTRIFWKAAAVLELPSGMLDSTATAIGDVLTFDRVKVSAQ; encoded by the coding sequence ATGCATTTTCACCACAAAGTCGTGCGCGCGGTCAACACAACCAGGAAAACGGTCCTGGGAGACAGCATTCGCGTGGCGGATACCGGATTGAGCAGGATCATCGGCCTGCTGGGCGAACGCAAACTTTTACCTGGCGACGGACTTCTGATTGTGCCCTCGCAGGGAGTGCACACCTGGGGAATGATGTTTCCCATCGATATTGTAGTGCTCGATAGCAATTGGAATGTGCTTGCCCTGCGGCATCGCATGCGTCAGTTCAGAATGACTCGGATCTTCTGGAAGGCGGCGGCCGTGCTGGAACTTCCCTCTGGCATGCTGGATTCCACCGCAACAGCAATCGGGGACGTTCTGACTTTTGATCGCGTGAAAGTTTCCGCGCAATGA
- a CDS encoding type II secretion system F family protein, producing MLIFLISAAITVFLFVIAVLVMLTSRDPVESRLMEVSAYTAPDAGTLIAATPSTGLARVAAQITSIFKPFRGLVSGFDQDLAYKLTLAGFRKPEYIEIYTAAKLLLPVAGVIAGTFFASNMWIAIVVGGLGGFFIPDLVLSYLVTRRQTNISMALPDALDLLVICMEAGLGIDQAMARVGEEMAATAPSLAEEFQIVNRELRAGKPRLDAWRSMAERVDLDFVRQFVTMLVQTERFGTPIAHALGVFADTLRSRRMQAAEELAAKTGVKLLFPLIFFIFPSIFVVTLLPALMHLKKLFQEMIN from the coding sequence ATGCTCATCTTCTTAATTTCGGCGGCCATTACGGTCTTCCTGTTTGTTATTGCCGTGTTAGTGATGTTAACCAGCAGAGACCCCGTGGAAAGCAGGCTGATGGAAGTTTCAGCCTATACAGCGCCTGATGCCGGCACGCTGATCGCAGCCACGCCCAGCACGGGTCTGGCGCGAGTAGCTGCACAAATAACCAGCATCTTCAAGCCGTTTCGCGGGCTGGTTTCCGGCTTTGACCAGGACCTGGCATACAAGCTCACACTGGCGGGCTTCCGCAAGCCGGAATACATCGAAATCTATACCGCAGCAAAACTTTTGTTGCCGGTGGCAGGCGTTATTGCAGGAACTTTCTTCGCCAGCAACATGTGGATTGCTATCGTGGTGGGCGGCCTGGGTGGCTTTTTTATACCCGATCTTGTGCTTTCGTATCTGGTAACCCGCCGGCAGACCAACATCAGCATGGCCCTTCCTGATGCGCTTGATCTGCTGGTGATCTGCATGGAAGCGGGGCTAGGGATTGATCAGGCCATGGCGCGCGTGGGCGAGGAAATGGCGGCGACCGCGCCTAGCCTCGCGGAAGAGTTCCAGATTGTCAACCGCGAGTTGCGCGCCGGGAAACCGAGGCTGGATGCCTGGCGCAGCATGGCAGAGCGTGTGGACCTTGATTTTGTCCGCCAGTTCGTCACCATGCTGGTGCAAACCGAACGTTTTGGCACACCCATTGCCCATGCGTTGGGCGTGTTCGCAGACACGTTGCGCTCCCGCCGTATGCAGGCGGCAGAGGAATTGGCGGCCAAGACCGGAGTGAAACTGCTCTTCCCACTGATCTTTTTTATTTTTCCCAGTATTTTCGTGGTAACGCTGCTGCCCGCACTCATGCACCTTAAGAAGCTCTTCCAGGAAATGATCAATTAG
- a CDS encoding type II secretion system F family protein — MTIVSIFFIVLIAAFAVVALVIEPSKTDKLIHSRLVSLDRSSDSPSGDEPSIVKEVTFSTVPAFDKFLRHNRLAVGLHLLIEQCDSKWTVGQVVIMTLLLICVGAALGNWWIAPGLLGWLPGLVLGFLPYLYLLQKRKRRSRRFAELLPEAIDLMSRGLRAGQALPATIETIAKECDDPLRAEFRRAADEQSFGLPFREAMLNLSRRMPVPDLQFLITAILVQKETGGNLALILDKTSHVLRERIRVIGHVRIRTAQGRLTGGILIGLPFVIFIGMNFLNPGYYKVMFESTVGVELVICAAILLVLGILLIRMIVNVRF; from the coding sequence GTGACGATTGTAAGCATCTTTTTTATCGTTTTGATCGCCGCCTTTGCCGTGGTGGCCCTCGTTATTGAGCCCTCAAAAACTGACAAGCTCATCCATTCCCGGCTGGTTTCGCTGGACCGGAGCTCGGATTCCCCATCAGGCGACGAGCCAAGCATCGTAAAAGAAGTTACTTTCAGCACAGTCCCGGCATTTGACAAGTTCCTGCGGCATAACCGCCTGGCTGTTGGCCTGCATTTGCTGATTGAACAATGCGACTCGAAATGGACCGTAGGGCAAGTAGTGATCATGACTCTCTTGCTCATATGCGTGGGAGCTGCGCTGGGCAACTGGTGGATTGCGCCCGGACTACTAGGCTGGCTCCCGGGGTTGGTGTTGGGATTTTTGCCATATTTGTACCTGCTGCAGAAACGCAAGCGGCGTTCCCGGCGTTTCGCGGAACTGCTGCCGGAAGCCATTGACCTGATGTCGCGCGGCCTGCGCGCCGGCCAGGCGCTGCCGGCCACCATTGAAACCATTGCCAAGGAATGCGATGACCCGTTGCGCGCGGAGTTTCGCCGGGCCGCCGATGAGCAGAGCTTCGGCCTGCCATTCCGTGAGGCCATGCTCAACTTGAGCCGCCGCATGCCGGTGCCCGATCTCCAATTCCTGATCACCGCCATTCTGGTGCAGAAGGAAACAGGAGGCAATCTGGCGCTGATTCTCGATAAGACGTCGCACGTTCTGCGCGAGCGCATTCGCGTCATCGGTCACGTGCGGATTCGCACGGCACAGGGCCGGCTCACCGGAGGAATCCTGATTGGACTTCCCTTCGTGATTTTTATTGGCATGAATTTTTTAAATCCCGGCTATTACAAGGTGATGTTTGAGAGTACCGTCGGCGTGGAATTGGTGATTTGTGCCGCGATCTTGCTGGTGCTCGGGATACTGCTGATACGCATGATAGTAAATGTGAGGTTTTAA
- a CDS encoding CpaF family protein, with translation MAFGFATTSAPPASSNGVSGKSYQELKTTLHRELLNKIDLERLTSLQDAYARTQVQNVIYDLISVTNFPLSGSERERVCREVLQEVFGLGPLEPLLQDQTITDILVNTHRQVYVERGGMLELTNVVFKDAAHLRHIIDKIVSNVGRRVDESSPMCDARLDDGSRVNVVIPPLAIDGPIMSIRRFGRVPIGIEQLLSFRTITPKMLELLQAAVQARLNIVISGGTGSGKTTLLNALSSFISDRERIVSIEDSAELQMQQPHVVRLECRPPNVEGKGAVRQRELVINSLRMRPDRIVVGEVRGGEALDMLQAMNTGHDGSLTTIHANNPRDAIARLETMSLMAEINLPDKAIRQQIAAAVSVIVQVARLSDGSRRVTQISEVTGVGEDMVMLQDIFVFDRLGIGPNNHVLGRFRATGQRPLFMERLKASGIQLSSDLFEHVCEV, from the coding sequence ATGGCATTTGGATTCGCAACCACTTCAGCTCCACCGGCGTCCTCCAATGGCGTCTCTGGTAAGTCCTACCAGGAGCTGAAAACAACGCTGCACCGTGAGTTGCTGAACAAGATTGACCTGGAGAGGCTCACGTCACTTCAGGACGCTTACGCACGTACCCAGGTACAGAACGTTATTTATGACCTGATCAGCGTTACCAACTTCCCTCTGAGCGGATCTGAAAGGGAGCGCGTTTGCCGTGAGGTGCTGCAGGAAGTATTCGGCCTGGGGCCGCTGGAGCCCCTGCTGCAGGACCAGACGATTACAGACATTCTGGTGAACACGCACCGTCAGGTATATGTCGAGCGTGGCGGAATGCTGGAGCTGACCAACGTTGTCTTCAAGGATGCGGCGCACCTGCGCCACATCATTGACAAAATTGTCTCCAACGTAGGGCGGCGCGTGGATGAATCTTCTCCTATGTGCGATGCGCGCCTTGATGACGGTTCGCGCGTCAATGTTGTGATTCCACCGCTCGCCATCGATGGGCCCATCATGTCCATCCGCCGATTTGGCCGCGTGCCTATTGGAATCGAGCAGTTGCTCTCGTTTCGCACCATCACGCCGAAAATGCTCGAACTGCTTCAGGCGGCGGTACAGGCGCGGCTCAATATTGTGATATCGGGCGGTACGGGCAGCGGCAAAACCACACTGCTGAATGCCTTGTCCAGTTTTATTTCTGACCGCGAACGCATCGTGAGCATTGAAGACTCGGCTGAGTTGCAAATGCAGCAGCCGCATGTGGTGAGGCTGGAATGCCGTCCCCCTAACGTGGAGGGAAAAGGAGCCGTCCGACAGCGCGAACTTGTGATCAACTCCTTACGTATGCGGCCCGACCGCATTGTGGTAGGCGAAGTACGCGGCGGTGAAGCGCTTGACATGCTCCAGGCCATGAACACCGGCCATGATGGCTCGCTGACCACTATTCACGCCAACAATCCGCGCGACGCAATCGCCCGTCTTGAAACCATGTCGTTAATGGCGGAAATCAACCTGCCCGATAAAGCCATTCGCCAGCAGATCGCAGCGGCAGTCTCGGTAATTGTGCAGGTGGCGCGTCTCAGTGACGGCTCGCGCCGCGTCACACAAATATCCGAGGTTACCGGCGTCGGCGAAGACATGGTCATGCTCCAGGACATTTTCGTGTTTGACCGTCTTGGCATCGGCCCAAACAACCATGTGCTGGGACGATTCCGTGCCACAGGGCAGCGGCCTTTGTTCATGGAACGTTTAAAAGCTTCTGGGATCCAGCTTTCGTCTGACCTGTTTGAGCACGTTTGCGAGGTATAG